A genomic window from Companilactobacillus alimentarius DSM 20249 includes:
- a CDS encoding NAD(P)H-dependent oxidoreductase, whose product MKLVGIAGSIADQSYNRTLLKFIAKHAEGVAEIEVLGINDVPMFNQDNDQTNSAVIQNLSKKIQAADGVIIATPEHNHTVPSALKNVIEWLSYKIHPFDGKPVMIVGASYHTQGSSRAQLHLRQILEAPGVNAIVLPGNEFLLGDVKEAFDDNGDLKDKGTIDFLDTTLQKFIKFAKVINMIDATDDYENEDLTSSNKIDTTVEGVDMSDDDWLDKAAKKTNAVEGDTYVKLDCGLLTVNQLNYMLKTTPLELTYVDENNQFIYYNNFLPTEKMLAKRTPAQVGDSLAMVHPGKERVIKHVKQVIHELRTGKTDLVSMPVPGNSGDHHVMHYYKAMHDEEGNYKGVNEWAVDLKPIVDEYLKETGQKLVPDPDNQLDATAGASKKPDSKPETKPEVDATSSASKH is encoded by the coding sequence ATGAAATTAGTAGGAATTGCTGGTTCAATTGCTGATCAATCTTATAATCGGACACTTTTAAAATTCATTGCTAAGCATGCCGAAGGTGTAGCTGAGATTGAAGTTCTTGGTATCAATGATGTGCCAATGTTTAATCAAGATAATGACCAAACTAATAGTGCTGTGATTCAAAACTTAAGTAAGAAGATTCAAGCTGCTGATGGAGTTATTATCGCTACTCCAGAGCATAATCATACTGTCCCATCCGCTTTAAAAAATGTGATTGAATGGTTGTCTTACAAGATTCATCCATTCGATGGTAAACCGGTTATGATTGTTGGTGCCTCATATCACACACAAGGTTCTTCTAGAGCACAGTTACATTTGAGACAGATTTTAGAAGCTCCAGGAGTTAATGCTATAGTACTGCCAGGCAATGAATTCCTCTTGGGTGATGTTAAAGAAGCTTTTGATGATAATGGTGATCTTAAAGACAAGGGCACAATTGATTTCTTAGATACAACGTTACAAAAATTTATTAAGTTTGCGAAGGTGATCAACATGATTGATGCAACGGATGACTATGAAAATGAAGATTTGACTTCATCAAACAAAATCGACACTACAGTTGAAGGTGTTGACATGTCAGATGATGATTGGTTGGACAAAGCAGCTAAGAAGACCAATGCAGTCGAAGGCGACACGTATGTTAAATTGGATTGTGGATTATTAACGGTCAATCAATTGAACTATATGTTAAAGACGACACCATTGGAATTGACATACGTCGATGAAAATAACCAATTTATTTACTACAATAACTTTTTGCCAACTGAGAAAATGCTTGCCAAGAGAACTCCTGCACAAGTTGGGGACTCTTTAGCAATGGTACATCCAGGTAAAGAACGTGTTATTAAACATGTTAAACAAGTTATTCACGAATTGAGAACTGGTAAAACTGACTTGGTTTCAATGCCTGTACCAGGTAATAGCGGTGACCATCATGTGATGCACTATTACAAAGCGATGCATGATGAAGAAGGCAACTACAAGGGTGTTAACGAGTGGGCAGTTGATTTGAAGCCAATTGTTGACGAATATTTAAAAGAAACTGGACAAAAATTAGTTCCTGATCCAGATAATCAACTTGACGCAACTGCCGGTGCTTCTAAAAAACCAGATTCAAAGCCTGAAACAAAGCCAGAGGTAGATGCCACAAGTAGTGCATCGAAGCATTAA
- a CDS encoding NADPH-dependent FMN reductase, whose protein sequence is MNKFIAIVGSNSKKSTNRELLKYMKKHFQATAEIELLEIKDLSLYKKSADEYVPQEALDMAKKIEASDGVIIATPEYDHSIPAVLSSALAWLSYGIHPFVDKPVMITGASYGSLGSSRAQSQLRQILDSPELKARIMPSSEFLLGHSLQAFDDDGNLKDEKVVKQLDGLFQDFVQFVNISKQLNNANEVNKQKAEEFSWEKD, encoded by the coding sequence ATGAATAAATTTATTGCCATAGTCGGTTCTAATTCTAAGAAGTCGACTAATCGTGAATTATTAAAATATATGAAAAAACATTTTCAAGCTACTGCTGAAATTGAATTACTTGAAATCAAAGATTTGTCTCTTTATAAAAAGAGTGCAGACGAATATGTGCCTCAAGAAGCATTGGATATGGCCAAAAAAATTGAAGCTAGCGACGGGGTAATCATTGCTACACCAGAATATGATCACTCGATTCCGGCGGTTCTTTCAAGTGCTTTAGCTTGGTTATCTTATGGGATTCATCCATTTGTAGACAAACCAGTTATGATTACAGGAGCATCTTATGGATCTTTGGGGTCGTCACGGGCTCAATCGCAATTACGTCAGATTCTCGATTCGCCAGAATTAAAAGCTCGGATTATGCCTAGTTCAGAATTTTTATTGGGTCATTCTTTGCAGGCATTTGATGACGATGGTAATTTGAAAGATGAAAAAGTTGTCAAGCAACTAGATGGTCTTTTCCAGGACTTTGTTCAGTTTGTTAATATTTCTAAGCAATTGAATAATGCTAATGAAGTTAATAAGCAAAAAGCTGAAGAATTTTCTTGGGAAAAGGACTAG